The proteins below come from a single Gimesia alba genomic window:
- a CDS encoding glycoside hydrolase family protein, translating into MKTLKLFLILNLLVTLLTTTVTAEEWAIDSQNEWKAATAKQSKLEIKEGTAIPTDKVATFTSNIKRFDKKRKAQSIVIEQSPVWQNWEPIANLGPVNLQDAPVFLAIGPNNYWVFGRYGGAKKKKGFKPKSTSLDGFDVKLQTTPWKHQYDAPGGLEKGLGGYHGWQSRDMVNWVHHGPVTEAFSRWVTSAEYKDGKVYIYYDYPNDQDPHVYIDEDLTDGKPGKDMGLAVNDPSHGSDAGFIRDKDGRFHVILEDWSPINASKRSWDSPLAAHAVSEDGVTDWKFLKPPVDNRTKDTGKVAEYKHPHWLQHPKWNTNIGKYNVHEPEQEAYGDWAPICVGSQYYLFGDYDPAGGGHMSVGWFTSPTIDGPFQWCDKIGNGHPDPDIGFAEGRFYLFTQQNTDFVSPGPWVEQVDVRVGVDTNNDSKLDQWTDWTEVKETYDYTPGLSKHVKKTPAKLDLKKLPAGYSFGFELKLKDTTENKSKPMIEKVTLAFE; encoded by the coding sequence ATGAAAACTTTGAAGCTGTTTCTCATACTCAATCTATTGGTGACCTTACTCACGACGACCGTCACGGCGGAGGAGTGGGCAATTGATTCACAAAATGAATGGAAGGCTGCGACCGCCAAGCAATCCAAGTTGGAAATCAAAGAGGGGACGGCGATCCCGACCGACAAGGTCGCCACGTTCACCAGCAACATTAAGCGCTTTGACAAGAAACGCAAGGCTCAGTCCATTGTCATTGAGCAGTCACCGGTCTGGCAGAACTGGGAACCGATTGCCAATCTCGGGCCGGTGAATCTGCAGGACGCCCCCGTCTTTCTGGCGATCGGGCCGAATAACTACTGGGTCTTTGGTCGTTATGGTGGCGCTAAAAAGAAAAAAGGTTTCAAACCGAAGTCTACTTCTCTCGATGGGTTCGACGTCAAGCTGCAGACCACTCCCTGGAAACATCAATATGATGCGCCGGGCGGATTAGAAAAGGGCCTCGGCGGCTATCATGGGTGGCAGAGTCGCGATATGGTCAACTGGGTGCATCATGGCCCGGTCACTGAAGCATTCTCCCGCTGGGTGACGAGTGCCGAGTACAAAGACGGCAAGGTTTATATCTATTACGACTACCCCAACGACCAGGACCCGCATGTCTACATCGATGAAGATCTGACCGACGGCAAGCCGGGCAAAGACATGGGACTGGCGGTCAACGATCCCTCACACGGTTCGGACGCCGGCTTCATCCGCGACAAAGACGGCCGCTTCCATGTGATCCTCGAAGACTGGAGCCCCATCAATGCCAGCAAGCGTTCCTGGGATTCGCCGCTCGCGGCCCACGCGGTCAGCGAAGATGGTGTGACGGACTGGAAATTTCTGAAGCCCCCCGTGGACAATCGCACGAAAGATACGGGCAAAGTCGCCGAGTACAAACACCCGCACTGGCTGCAACATCCCAAGTGGAACACGAACATCGGCAAGTACAACGTGCATGAACCGGAACAGGAAGCCTATGGTGACTGGGCGCCAATTTGTGTCGGTTCGCAATACTATCTGTTCGGTGATTACGACCCGGCGGGGGGCGGACACATGAGCGTCGGCTGGTTTACCAGCCCTACGATCGACGGACCCTTCCAGTGGTGCGATAAAATCGGCAACGGTCACCCGGACCCCGACATCGGCTTTGCGGAAGGCCGGTTCTACCTCTTCACACAGCAAAACACGGATTTCGTCAGCCCCGGTCCCTGGGTGGAGCAGGTCGATGTCCGCGTCGGCGTGGATACCAATAACGACAGCAAGCTCGACCAGTGGACCGACTGGACCGAAGTGAAAGAGACCTACGATTACACGCCGGGTCTGTCGAAACACGTCAAAAAAACACCCGCCAAGCTCGATCTGAAAAAGTTACCGGCTGGCTATAGCTTCGGCTTTGAACTGAAACTGAAAGACACGACCGAGAACAAGTCGAAACCGATGATTGAGAAGGTGACGTTGGCGTTTGAGTGA
- a CDS encoding aldehyde dehydrogenase (NADP(+)), whose product MQTQPVLINGQWIESTGTQTFQAVNPATAETLEPQFPVSPWDEIESVVQAAAAASKEMRGWTGERFAAFLESYAEEIEKQADALVEAANLETGYPESPRLRDGELPRTTNQLRQAASHAREGSWAQPTIDTGTGIGSLFGPIGPVTVFGPNNFPFAFNSIAGGDFAAAVAAGNPVIAKGHSSHPKTTQIFAEAADAAAKATNMPNGFVQLIYRTSHADGCRLVSHPLMGAIGYTGGRSAGLTIKEAADKAGKPVYLELSSINPVFVLPEALAERSAEIAEEFKGSCLMGTGQFCTNPGLVALKAGAAADTFIEQVKEKFEAAPAGILLGEGVQKGFLSGIAAIQSAGATLVTGGSASDNPGFSCANTLLKVSASQFLENPEALQEEAFGNASLFILANSDEELAQIAECLEGNLTGCIYSHTDGKDDALYDQIAPALRQKVGRLLNDKMPTGVAVSPAMNHGGPFPSTGHPVFTSVGIPAAIHRFSMLQCYDNIRPHRLPESLKPKNPNPDMWRYIDGMYTQSDYDA is encoded by the coding sequence ATGCAGACACAACCGGTTCTCATCAATGGCCAATGGATTGAATCAACGGGTACCCAGACATTTCAAGCCGTCAATCCGGCAACCGCGGAAACTCTGGAGCCACAGTTTCCTGTCAGTCCCTGGGACGAAATCGAATCCGTCGTCCAGGCCGCTGCTGCCGCTTCCAAAGAAATGCGAGGCTGGACCGGCGAACGATTTGCCGCCTTCCTCGAATCTTACGCCGAAGAAATCGAAAAACAGGCCGACGCGCTGGTTGAGGCCGCGAATCTGGAAACAGGTTATCCGGAATCCCCCCGCTTGAGAGACGGCGAACTCCCTCGCACCACGAATCAATTGAGACAAGCCGCCAGCCATGCCCGCGAAGGTTCCTGGGCGCAGCCGACCATCGATACCGGCACCGGCATTGGCTCCCTGTTTGGCCCCATCGGTCCCGTCACCGTTTTCGGTCCCAACAATTTCCCCTTCGCATTCAACAGTATCGCGGGAGGCGACTTCGCCGCCGCGGTCGCAGCCGGAAATCCTGTGATTGCCAAAGGTCATTCCTCTCATCCCAAAACAACACAGATCTTCGCCGAAGCCGCAGACGCAGCAGCCAAAGCGACCAACATGCCGAATGGCTTCGTCCAGCTCATTTATCGCACCAGCCACGCAGACGGCTGCCGCCTGGTTTCGCATCCCTTGATGGGAGCCATCGGCTATACTGGCGGTCGCAGCGCCGGTCTCACCATCAAGGAAGCCGCCGACAAAGCCGGCAAACCCGTCTATCTGGAGCTTTCCAGCATCAACCCGGTCTTCGTTCTCCCTGAAGCATTAGCAGAACGCAGTGCCGAGATCGCAGAAGAATTCAAAGGCAGCTGCCTGATGGGAACCGGCCAGTTCTGTACGAACCCGGGACTGGTCGCCCTCAAAGCCGGCGCAGCTGCAGACACCTTCATCGAACAGGTGAAAGAAAAGTTTGAAGCCGCCCCCGCTGGTATCCTGTTAGGCGAAGGAGTCCAGAAAGGCTTCCTGTCCGGAATCGCCGCCATTCAATCCGCCGGCGCCACACTCGTCACAGGCGGCTCTGCCTCAGACAACCCCGGCTTCTCCTGCGCCAACACCCTGTTAAAAGTCAGCGCCAGCCAGTTCCTCGAAAATCCGGAAGCCTTACAGGAAGAAGCTTTCGGAAACGCGTCCCTATTCATTCTGGCCAACTCAGACGAAGAACTGGCCCAGATCGCAGAGTGCCTCGAAGGCAATCTCACCGGTTGTATCTACAGCCACACCGACGGCAAGGATGACGCCCTCTACGATCAAATCGCCCCCGCTTTGCGACAAAAAGTAGGTCGGCTCTTGAACGACAAAATGCCCACAGGCGTCGCCGTCAGCCCCGCCATGAATCACGGTGGCCCCTTCCCGTCAACAGGCCACCCGGTCTTCACTTCGGTTGGTATTCCTGCTGCCATCCATCGATTTTCAATGCTGCAATGTTATGACAATATCCGCCCTCATCGTTTACCGGAATCCTTAAAACCCAAAAACCCCAACCCCGACATGTGGCGATATATTGATGGAATGTACACACAAAGTGACTACGATGCCTGA
- a CDS encoding MOSC domain-containing protein encodes MWTLSRIAVYPIKSLDPVFLEQTKIRPSGALVGDRQYALFDQAENVINGKKYPDIHRIRSQFDLAQQTVSLSSPDTSPQTLVFHLIEQRTELENWFSEYFHQQVTLKENSESGFPDDLAAPGPTIISTETYEELARWFPEITVDELRLRFRANLEFTGDFPFCEDRLYSTTDSPVLFQIGSIILAGSNPCKRCVVPSRNPLTGDTDSKFMKTFIRKRKETFPTWAPLELFQNMYRLAVNTRLSRQPNEHSDMMRVGDPVEFLT; translated from the coding sequence ATGTGGACGCTATCCCGGATTGCCGTGTATCCCATCAAATCACTTGATCCGGTTTTTCTCGAACAGACTAAGATACGACCCAGTGGTGCGCTTGTCGGAGATCGACAATACGCCTTATTCGATCAAGCAGAGAATGTCATCAACGGGAAAAAGTATCCGGACATTCATCGGATACGCTCTCAATTTGATTTAGCCCAACAGACCGTCTCACTCTCTTCCCCCGATACATCTCCACAAACACTTGTATTTCATCTGATCGAACAAAGAACTGAACTGGAAAACTGGTTCAGCGAATACTTCCATCAACAAGTCACATTAAAAGAAAATTCCGAATCAGGCTTTCCCGATGACCTCGCGGCACCGGGACCAACCATCATCAGCACTGAAACTTATGAAGAGTTGGCCCGCTGGTTCCCAGAAATCACTGTCGATGAACTCAGGCTGCGTTTCCGTGCCAATCTCGAATTCACAGGTGATTTTCCTTTTTGTGAAGACCGTCTCTACTCAACCACTGATTCACCAGTCTTGTTCCAGATCGGCTCCATCATCCTGGCAGGATCCAATCCCTGTAAGCGATGTGTGGTCCCATCCCGAAATCCGCTCACGGGTGACACAGACTCGAAGTTTATGAAAACATTCATCCGAAAAAGAAAAGAGACATTCCCAACCTGGGCACCACTCGAACTGTTCCAGAATATGTATCGCCTTGCCGTCAACACCAGACTTTCCAGACAACCCAACGAGCACTCTGATATGATGCGGGTGGGTGATCCCGTCGAATTTCTGACCTGA
- a CDS encoding sugar phosphate isomerase/epimerase family protein, with protein MEFYSRRDFLKTSALGGALALGGGLTGSVFGAKKVAKQAQYGLVTYQWAKDWDLPTLLKNCKTANVLGVELRTTHKHGVERTLSKAERKEVTKQFADSPVTLVGIGSNERFDNPDAAVLKKAIADTQDFIKLSHDVGGTGVKVKPDSFHKGVSHEETIEQIGRSLNQVGKYGADWGQQIRLEVHGKCAHLPTIRKILDVADHPNVAICWNCNQQDLEGAGLEANFAMVKDRLGDTTHIHDLINNPYPHKQFFELMAGANYTGWLMLEEGKLPKQDTVAALAEQRKVFDKMWAQAQDS; from the coding sequence ATGGAATTTTACTCACGTCGTGATTTTTTGAAAACTTCTGCTTTGGGTGGCGCTTTGGCATTAGGGGGCGGCTTGACTGGATCTGTCTTCGGTGCGAAAAAGGTAGCGAAACAAGCACAATATGGTCTGGTGACTTATCAGTGGGCGAAAGACTGGGATTTACCGACATTATTGAAAAACTGCAAAACGGCGAACGTGCTCGGCGTCGAATTGCGAACAACACATAAGCATGGCGTCGAGCGAACTCTCAGTAAAGCTGAACGCAAGGAAGTCACGAAACAGTTTGCAGACAGTCCTGTGACACTGGTGGGGATCGGCAGTAACGAGCGGTTTGACAATCCTGATGCGGCTGTTTTGAAGAAAGCGATTGCTGACACACAGGATTTTATCAAATTGAGCCACGATGTGGGGGGGACGGGAGTTAAAGTGAAACCCGATTCTTTTCACAAAGGAGTTTCACACGAAGAGACGATTGAGCAGATTGGTCGCTCTTTAAATCAGGTTGGAAAATATGGTGCCGACTGGGGACAGCAGATTCGTCTGGAGGTTCACGGCAAATGTGCGCATCTGCCTACGATTCGGAAAATTCTGGATGTTGCTGATCACCCGAATGTGGCGATTTGCTGGAACTGCAATCAGCAGGATCTGGAAGGAGCCGGCCTGGAAGCCAATTTTGCGATGGTCAAAGATCGGTTAGGTGATACGACGCATATTCACGATCTGATCAACAATCCCTATCCCCACAAGCAGTTTTTTGAGCTGATGGCTGGTGCGAATTATACCGGGTGGTTAATGCTGGAAGAAGGGAAGCTGCCTAAGCAGGATACCGTCGCTGCCTTGGCAGAGCAGCGCAAAGTGTTCGATAAGATGTGGGCGCAAGCGCAAGACAGCTAA
- the csrA gene encoding carbon storage regulator CsrA, which yields MLVLSRKKDEKIIIGDSITLMVIEIKNDKVRLGIEAPKDVTVHREEVYAAIKEQNAHGNTNCETP from the coding sequence ATGCTTGTACTCAGCCGAAAAAAAGACGAAAAGATCATTATTGGAGATTCAATCACATTGATGGTGATTGAAATCAAGAACGACAAAGTCCGTCTCGGAATTGAAGCCCCGAAAGACGTGACCGTTCATCGTGAAGAAGTCTACGCCGCCATTAAAGAACAGAATGCGCACGGCAACACGAATTGCGAAACTCCATAA
- a CDS encoding ankyrin repeat domain-containing protein encodes MKYINNRYCFHTVMLLLGLCCLPLNAADQGLENNSTETEKRTADANSQSDQERSSQDLLKLLQEKRKAIAAEESLPGTEKLTPQESEAMNSLESRFKQNQKVDLDQELRKSAKQGFVKLAEFLLMVGANLDAASKTNGDTPLHIAVIGKHKDLIHLLIIRGANLEKKNTAGKTAQQLAFQSGDRSLALTLLAAQAVRDEFKLHDKTPKTDEQKILRKLREQIAKGEEVNLDAYLWDASTNGHTELVEFLIQNGANANARDKNGATPLHLAIAAQQWDLVDLLIFLGKAQINVKNREGNTPLHLASKNSERELIVKLLALGADATVKNNGGQTPAQIAKDEQVRKFIEKYLQEQSRQISAKN; translated from the coding sequence ATGAAATACATCAACAACAGATACTGTTTTCATACTGTGATGCTGCTGTTGGGATTGTGCTGTTTGCCGTTGAATGCAGCCGATCAAGGGCTGGAAAATAATTCTACTGAAACGGAAAAACGGACGGCTGATGCGAATTCCCAATCAGACCAAGAACGTTCGTCCCAGGATTTACTGAAACTGCTACAGGAAAAACGCAAAGCCATTGCAGCTGAGGAGAGTCTACCGGGAACGGAAAAACTGACACCCCAGGAATCCGAGGCCATGAATTCTCTGGAATCCCGATTCAAGCAGAATCAGAAAGTCGATCTCGATCAAGAACTCCGGAAATCCGCTAAGCAGGGATTCGTTAAACTGGCCGAGTTTTTACTTATGGTCGGTGCAAATCTGGATGCGGCTTCGAAAACGAACGGCGATACTCCCTTGCATATTGCTGTGATTGGGAAGCACAAAGATTTGATCCATCTCCTCATCATTCGGGGAGCGAACCTTGAAAAAAAGAACACAGCTGGCAAAACCGCGCAACAACTGGCATTCCAGTCAGGAGATCGCTCGCTGGCCTTAACACTGTTGGCTGCGCAAGCGGTGCGAGATGAATTCAAGCTACATGATAAAACTCCCAAAACAGATGAGCAGAAAATACTGCGCAAGCTACGAGAACAAATCGCGAAGGGAGAAGAAGTCAATCTGGATGCCTATCTCTGGGACGCCAGTACGAACGGGCACACAGAGCTTGTCGAGTTTCTGATTCAAAATGGTGCCAACGCGAATGCACGGGATAAAAACGGGGCAACCCCCTTGCATCTGGCGATTGCAGCGCAGCAATGGGACCTTGTTGACTTACTGATTTTTCTTGGCAAAGCACAGATTAATGTAAAAAACCGTGAGGGAAATACACCTTTGCATCTGGCAAGCAAAAATTCGGAAAGAGAGCTGATCGTAAAACTCCTGGCACTCGGAGCAGATGCAACCGTCAAAAACAACGGCGGGCAAACCCCTGCCCAAATCGCAAAAGACGAGCAAGTTCGAAAGTTCATCGAGAAATACCTTCAGGAACAATCCCGCCAGATTTCGGCAAAGAATTAA
- a CDS encoding NAD(P)/FAD-dependent oxidoreductase, translated as MQQFDVVIMGAGFGGSLTALLLDRVGLSVAIVDRGTHPRFAIGESSTPAAGYLLRSLSEQYDLPQFQPFCKHGTWQEHYPGLACGIKRGFSYFSHEPQHNFKAKPSHGSELLVTANLSDSLADTHWYRADVDNFFAEEVQKSKVVYLDQSEVTLERSDGWEITGTRKGEPIALQAAFVIDATGAAGIVPNTLGIERQTEFLTKSSAVYGHFASVVSWAEVLDQSHIDRSDYPFDCDRAALHQVLHEGWMWQLRFNNGITSAGFVLKEDQQTGGAEDVWRQMLEGYPSIAAQFADASLVAPESGLVSTNRLQRGWKKCAGENWALLPHTAGFIDPLHSTGIAHTLCGIERLVAALEQFWGKEELTSVMVDYSDSIQAELSLIDSLVAGCYLSLPHFDLFTASTLFYFAAATGFEHLRCSEGKQPLFLCADDTEFRQAVREWIHLLEQGADEIPQAIERAELLLKPWNRVGLFQPAIPNMYYYTAAPETEPR; from the coding sequence ATGCAGCAATTTGATGTCGTAATTATGGGAGCCGGCTTCGGCGGCAGCTTGACGGCGCTGCTGTTGGATCGCGTTGGTTTGTCGGTCGCGATCGTTGATCGCGGAACGCATCCCCGTTTTGCGATCGGAGAATCCTCGACGCCCGCCGCCGGGTATCTGCTCCGGTCACTCTCTGAACAGTACGATCTTCCACAATTTCAGCCATTTTGCAAGCATGGGACCTGGCAGGAACACTATCCCGGATTAGCCTGTGGGATCAAACGCGGTTTCAGTTATTTTTCCCATGAGCCTCAACACAACTTCAAAGCGAAGCCAAGTCATGGCAGTGAATTGCTGGTGACTGCGAATCTGAGTGATTCTTTAGCGGACACACACTGGTATCGGGCGGACGTTGATAATTTTTTCGCTGAAGAGGTTCAAAAATCGAAAGTGGTTTATCTGGATCAGTCTGAAGTAACGCTTGAACGGTCGGACGGCTGGGAAATTACAGGAACGAGAAAGGGGGAGCCGATTGCGCTGCAGGCGGCATTTGTGATTGATGCGACGGGGGCTGCAGGGATTGTTCCGAATACATTGGGCATTGAACGCCAGACCGAGTTTCTCACGAAATCATCGGCCGTCTATGGGCATTTTGCCAGTGTGGTTTCCTGGGCTGAGGTATTGGATCAGAGTCACATTGATCGGAGTGATTATCCGTTTGACTGTGATCGCGCGGCGCTGCATCAGGTATTGCACGAAGGGTGGATGTGGCAGTTGCGATTTAATAATGGGATCACGAGTGCGGGTTTTGTGTTAAAAGAAGATCAGCAAACCGGTGGGGCTGAAGATGTTTGGCGACAGATGTTAGAAGGTTATCCATCGATTGCCGCCCAATTTGCAGACGCGTCTCTGGTGGCGCCTGAATCGGGGCTGGTTTCTACGAATCGATTGCAACGCGGCTGGAAGAAGTGTGCTGGCGAGAACTGGGCGTTGCTGCCTCATACGGCTGGGTTTATTGATCCACTGCACAGCACCGGGATTGCGCATACGTTATGTGGGATTGAACGCCTGGTTGCTGCTTTGGAACAATTCTGGGGGAAAGAGGAATTGACCTCAGTGATGGTAGATTATTCGGATTCGATTCAGGCTGAGCTCTCGTTGATCGATTCACTGGTTGCCGGCTGTTATCTTAGCTTGCCGCACTTTGATTTGTTTACGGCGAGCACTCTGTTTTATTTTGCTGCAGCGACCGGTTTTGAACATTTGCGGTGTTCTGAAGGAAAACAGCCGTTGTTTTTGTGTGCGGATGATACTGAATTCAGACAAGCAGTTCGAGAATGGATCCATTTGCTGGAACAGGGGGCGGATGAAATTCCGCAAGCGATTGAACGGGCAGAGTTGTTGTTGAAACCTTGGAATCGGGTGGGGCTGTTTCAACCTGCGATACCGAATATGTATTACTACACCGCGGCTCCGGAGACAGAGCCACGGTGA
- a CDS encoding prolipoprotein diacylglyceryl transferase has translation MHLELFRAQWGEDVFTVTSYSASIVAGILLTVTLTLFIAHRRRIPMRPLLISLAALIVSVPIGARLLHWLTNPDAYLNVSDVYELRFRNFALYGGILLGGIMGYVMCRLTLLDPWRLADSVTPGICLGIATIRLGCYLNGCCFGLPSSSWGAVTYPNDSPVFLYQISQNPSVLFDGPQSVYPTQLYELCGALIAAGLALWLMRKEAIDGIPFLVAALFFTMCRAVVYFFRARPATWAAPDKLYPLLYAIIILLGIAAVILRLRMKEKDFKFVQSTY, from the coding sequence ATGCATCTCGAGTTGTTTCGCGCTCAGTGGGGCGAGGATGTATTTACGGTCACATCCTACAGTGCGTCGATCGTAGCAGGAATTCTACTCACAGTGACATTGACGCTATTCATAGCCCACAGACGTCGCATTCCCATGCGCCCCCTGTTGATTTCCCTGGCAGCACTGATCGTTTCCGTTCCGATCGGTGCCCGCTTACTGCATTGGCTTACCAATCCGGATGCTTATCTAAACGTTTCCGATGTATATGAACTCCGATTTAGAAATTTTGCTTTGTATGGTGGTATCTTGCTTGGTGGAATCATGGGCTATGTGATGTGCCGGCTGACCCTCCTTGATCCATGGCGGCTGGCCGATAGTGTAACTCCGGGGATTTGCCTGGGAATCGCCACCATCCGTCTGGGCTGCTATCTCAATGGCTGCTGTTTCGGCTTACCGAGTTCTTCCTGGGGCGCGGTGACATACCCTAACGATAGTCCCGTTTTTTTATATCAGATTTCACAAAATCCCTCGGTTCTCTTCGATGGTCCTCAATCTGTTTATCCGACACAGTTGTATGAACTCTGCGGCGCTCTGATTGCTGCCGGATTAGCACTCTGGTTGATGCGGAAAGAGGCAATTGATGGTATTCCATTTCTGGTAGCAGCTCTGTTTTTCACCATGTGCCGCGCAGTCGTGTATTTTTTTCGTGCGCGTCCTGCAACCTGGGCAGCGCCCGATAAACTATACCCCCTACTGTATGCAATCATCATTTTACTGGGTATTGCAGCAGTCATCCTGCGGTTACGAATGAAAGAGAAAGATTTTAAGTTTGTGCAAAGTACATATTGA
- the htpG gene encoding molecular chaperone HtpG, protein MNEKTTSEKFTFQAEIKKLLDLLSHSLYQNREIAIRELISNASDALDKYRFLALTDESIKDEQPLEIRLEPDAENRILGICDNGVGMTHAELIENIGTIAHSGSLDFLKNAAGDEKEEVSLIGKFGVGFYSAFMLADKVEVLTRSYQEESGWKWESDGTGSFTIEPQEGLERGTSIRLHLRKDLDEFTNDTRLKFILNKYSTFVPYPIKLGEELVNDQPPIWLEPKTQLTQEQYDGFYQYLAHNGEEQARWHLHLSSDSPFQFHSILYCPQSNLELMGFGRTEHGISLCAKRILVQNDNRDLLPEYLRFIYGLVDSADLPLNISRESLQDNTIFRKIQKVLVKRVLSHLASMAKDDEEKYLEFYRQFGSCLREGIGTDFENRDTIAKLLRFPSSNGTSENELVSLEAYLERADESQKQIYYLGGNDFNTIAKNPNLEIFRKKGIEVFYLPDPMDEIVLSNLMKFEDHDIVSIDSSDVKLPGETDTEVDSEEKSEKKEEQKEPLSPEFEKVISLFEEELKDDVESVTKSDRLTDSPCCLVMPEGAISSQLQKVLSMNNKDFPTTKRILEINPDAELIKRLCTLSSNADQHAFIKQCGRQLFWNASLMTGIATSPEEITSNIQNMMEELAQKRSPIIT, encoded by the coding sequence ATGAACGAAAAAACAACATCCGAAAAATTCACATTTCAGGCTGAAATCAAGAAACTCTTGGATTTGCTCTCGCACTCACTCTATCAAAACCGGGAAATCGCTATCCGAGAACTTATATCGAACGCCTCCGATGCGTTGGATAAATATCGATTTCTCGCACTCACCGATGAATCCATCAAAGACGAACAGCCTTTAGAAATCCGTCTGGAACCCGATGCCGAAAACCGAATTTTGGGAATCTGCGATAACGGCGTCGGCATGACGCATGCAGAATTGATCGAGAACATCGGTACGATCGCCCATAGCGGCTCGCTCGACTTTCTGAAAAACGCCGCCGGAGACGAAAAGGAAGAAGTCTCGCTGATCGGTAAATTCGGCGTCGGCTTCTACTCCGCATTCATGCTGGCTGATAAAGTCGAAGTTTTAACCCGCAGCTACCAGGAAGAATCCGGCTGGAAATGGGAATCCGACGGAACCGGCTCCTTTACCATTGAACCTCAAGAAGGTCTGGAACGCGGAACATCCATCCGTCTGCACCTCCGCAAAGATCTCGATGAATTTACCAACGACACCCGCCTGAAATTCATCCTCAATAAATATTCCACGTTCGTCCCCTACCCCATTAAGCTCGGCGAAGAACTCGTCAACGACCAGCCCCCCATCTGGCTGGAACCGAAAACACAACTCACACAGGAACAATACGACGGGTTCTATCAATACCTGGCACATAACGGCGAAGAACAGGCACGCTGGCATCTGCACCTCAGCAGCGACTCTCCGTTCCAGTTTCACAGCATCTTATACTGCCCGCAGTCCAACCTGGAATTGATGGGCTTCGGTCGTACAGAACACGGCATCAGCCTCTGTGCCAAACGCATCCTTGTGCAAAACGACAATCGAGACCTTCTGCCTGAATACCTGCGTTTTATTTACGGACTCGTCGACTCCGCAGACCTGCCCCTCAACATCTCTCGAGAGTCACTTCAGGACAATACGATCTTCCGCAAGATTCAAAAAGTATTAGTCAAACGTGTGCTCTCGCACCTCGCTTCTATGGCAAAAGACGATGAAGAAAAGTACCTCGAATTCTACCGACAGTTCGGCAGCTGTCTGAGAGAAGGAATTGGAACCGACTTCGAAAATCGCGATACCATTGCCAAGCTACTGCGATTCCCTTCCTCAAACGGAACCTCAGAGAACGAACTGGTTTCACTGGAAGCCTACCTCGAACGAGCCGATGAGAGTCAGAAACAGATCTATTATCTAGGCGGGAACGATTTTAACACGATCGCCAAAAACCCGAACCTGGAAATCTTCCGTAAAAAAGGCATTGAAGTCTTCTACCTGCCGGACCCCATGGATGAAATCGTCCTCTCCAATTTGATGAAATTTGAAGACCACGATATTGTTTCCATCGATTCTTCCGATGTAAAACTGCCCGGCGAGACAGACACCGAGGTAGACTCAGAAGAAAAATCAGAAAAGAAAGAAGAACAGAAAGAGCCACTTTCACCGGAATTTGAAAAAGTGATTTCCCTGTTCGAGGAAGAACTCAAAGACGACGTCGAATCAGTCACGAAGTCAGATCGTCTGACAGACAGTCCCTGCTGTCTCGTGATGCCCGAAGGCGCGATCAGCTCCCAACTCCAAAAAGTCTTGAGCATGAACAACAAGGACTTCCCGACCACAAAACGCATTCTGGAGATCAATCCCGATGCCGAATTGATCAAACGCCTCTGTACGCTGTCATCGAATGCAGACCAGCACGCATTTATCAAGCAGTGTGGCCGTCAACTCTTCTGGAACGCCTCTCTCATGACGGGTATTGCCACCAGTCCGGAAGAAATCACGTCCAATATCCAAAATATGATGGAAGAACTCGCTCAGAAACGGTCTCCCATTATCACATAA